The following proteins come from a genomic window of Miscanthus floridulus cultivar M001 chromosome 2, ASM1932011v1, whole genome shotgun sequence:
- the LOC136535538 gene encoding uncharacterized protein: MSPCGLNGVCDTNNMPVCSCLHGFTPKTPAAWALRDGRDGCVRSTPLYCRNGTDGFITVRHAKVPDTERERGGREPHAGAVPPGVPPPRRRKRDDRTRGGRRGLRDDGGCSCDLLLLVLVLRHDDDMHLGLGEAVRRRGRERAVSLCATRRARPYARPGVEVAALEELVDEDAVAVGGAVAQQAREVRVAHAAQHLQLAAELAVAGACVAVAGEALHGHRCAVEDVSSYCHGHRCAVGDVSSYCHGRFMATAAPSGM; this comes from the coding sequence ATGTCTCCCTGCGGCCTCAACGGCGTGTGCGACACCAACAACATGCCCGTCTGCTCCTGCCTCCACGGGTTCACCCCGAAGACCCCCGCCGCGTGGGCGCTGCGGGACGGCCGCGACGGGTGCGTGCGGTCCACGCCGCTGTACTGCCGCAACGGCACCGACGGCTTCATCACGGTGCGCCACGCCAAGGTGCCCGACACGGAGCGGGAGCGCGGTGGACGGGAGCCTCACGCTGGAGCAGTGCCGCCAGGCGTGCCTCCTCCCCGACGTCGAAAGCGTGACGACCGCACCCGCGGTGGACGACGCGGCCTCAGGGACGACGGCGGCTGCAGCTGCGACCTGCTGCTGCTGGTCCTGGTCCTACGCCACGACGACGACATGCACCTCGGCCTCGGAGAAGCAGTGCGACGACGTGGACGCGAGCGGGCCGTGTCCCTGTGCGCCACCAGACGCGCCCGCCCCTACGCCCGACCAGGCGTCGAGGTTGCCGCGCTCGAGGAGCTCGTAGACGAGGATGCGGTCGCGGTCGGCGGCGCAGTAGCCCAGCAGGCGCGTGAGGTTCGGGTGGCTCACGCTGCCCAGCACCTCCAGCTCGCCGCGGAACTCGCAGTTGCAGGCGCCtgcgtcgccgtcgccggagaggCGCTTCACGGCCACCGCTGCGCCGTCGAGGATGTAAGCAGCTACTGCCACGGGCACCGCTGCGCCGTCGGGGATGTAAGCAGCTACTGCCACGGGCGCTTCATGGCCACCGCTGCGCCGTCGGGGATGTAA
- the LOC136535537 gene encoding metal transporter Nramp2, which translates to MASRDLAASLLPGGGGGASTSHDEYEERAYDSDDKVSIAISDSDGEDDGAPASRPPFSWRKLWRFTGPGFLMCIAFLDPGNLEGDLQAGAAAGYQLLWLLMWATVMGALMQLLSARLGVATGKHLAELCREEYPTWATRALWAMTELALVGADIQEVIGSAIAIKILSGGTVPLWGGVVITALDCFIFLFLENYGVRKLEVFFAVLIATMAVSFAVMFGETKPSGKELLIGLVVPKLSSKTIKQAVGIVGCIIMPHNVFLHSALVQSRKIDTNKKSRVQEAVYYYNIESILALIVSFFINICVTTVFAKGFYGSKQADNIGLENAGQYLQEKYGTAFFPILYIWAIGLLASGQSSTITGTYAGQFVMGGFLNLRLKKWLRAMITRSFAIIPTMIVALFFDTEDPTMDILNEALNVLQSIQIPFALIPLITLVSKEQIMGSFVIGPITKVISWIVTVFLMLINGYLILSFYIADVRGALLRSSLCVVLIVYLAFIVYLVVRNTSLYSRLCSSMSKSS; encoded by the exons ATGGCGTCCCGCGACCTCGCCGCGAGCCTCCTCCCCGGCGGCGGGGGCGGAGCCTCCACCTCACACGACGAATACGAGGAGCGCGCGTACGACTCCGACGACAAGGTCTCCATCGCCATCTCCGATTCCGACGGCGAAGACGACGGCGCGCCGGCGTCGCGCCCGCCCTTCTCGTGGCGGAAGCTCTGGCGCTTCACGGGTCCGGGTTTCCTCATGTGCATCGCGTTCCTGGACCCGGGCAACCTGGAGGGGGACCTTCAGGCGGGCGCCGCCGCGGGGTACCAGCTGCTGTGGCTGCTCATGTGGGCGACGGTCATGGGCGCGCTGATGCAGCTGCTCTCCGCGCGGCTCGGCGTGGCCACGGGGAAGCACCTCGCCGAGCTCTGCCGCGAGGAGTACCCGACCTGGGCCACGCGCGCGCTCTGGGCCATGACGGAGCTCGCGCTCGTCGGCGCCGACATACAGGAGGTGATTGGCAGCGCGATTGCCATCAAGATCCTCTCGGGGGGCACCGTACCGCTCTGGGGTGGCGTCGTCATCACCGCGCTCGATTG cttcatctttctcttcctggAGAATTATGGTGTGAGAAAACTGGAGGTGTTTTTCGCTGTATTGATTGCAACTATGGCTGTTTCATTTGCGGTTATGTTTGGTGAAACAAAGCCTAGTGGCAAGGAACTTCTGATCG GTTTGGTGGTTCCAAAATTGAGTTCAAAGACAATTAAGCAAGCGGTTGGAATTGTGGGCTGCATCATCATGCCTCACAATGTTTTCTTGCATTCAGCACTAGTGCAGTCCAGGAAGATTGACACAAACAAGAAATCTCGTGTTCAAGAAGCGGTTTACTACTACAACATTGAGTCAATTCTTGCACTCATTGTGTCCTTCTTTATTAACATCTGTGTCACAACAGTTTTTGCCAAAGGATTTTATGGGTCTAAACAGGCTGACAATATAGGTCTTGAGAATGCTGGGCAGTACTTACAGGAAAAATATGGAACTGCATTCTTTCCCATCCTCTATATCTGGGCTATTGGTTTGTTAGCATCTGGGCAGAGTAGCACAATTACTGGCACATACGCAGGACAATTTGTTATGGGAGGTTTCCTTAATCTTCGATTGAAGAAGTGGCTACGAGCAATGATTACTCGAAGTTTTGCCATTATTCCAACTATGATTGTGGCTTTATTTTTCGATACTGAAGATCCTACTATGGATATTCTGAATGAAGCACTCAATGTTCTTCAATCCATACAGATTCCATTTGCTCTAATTCCTCTCATCACCCTCGTTTCAAAGGAGCAAATCATGGGGTCGTTCGTAATTGGTCCCATCACCAAA GTGATTAGCTGGATTGTTACGGTATTTCTGATGCTTATCAACGGGTATCTTATACTGTCTTTCTACATTGCTGATGTCCGGGGTGCATTGCTTCGCTCAAGCTTGTGTGTTGTGTTGATTGTTTACCTTGCATTCATCGTCTATCTTGTTGTGCGAAATACTTCGCTGTATTCTCGCCTTTGCTCATCAATGTCAAAGAGCTCATGA